A single Lolium perenne isolate Kyuss_39 chromosome 6, Kyuss_2.0, whole genome shotgun sequence DNA region contains:
- the LOC127306511 gene encoding uncharacterized protein codes for MSTDGRSKIATIGEGGQVVCAEFKQAMYPFKWRKYLCAECGALREEHGVSKAWAKADDGMGITEEQLPPRKRLMLRYEREQKALAAATEKGKEQEELEESEEEEINWSPPAATVTKGKRAPRRKRA; via the coding sequence ATGTCGACGGATGGTCGTAGCAAGATCGCCACCATAGGCGAGGGCGGCCAAGTTGTCTGTGCGGAGTTCAAGCAGGCCATGTACCCTTTCAAGTGGAGAAAGTACTTGTGCGCCGAATGCGGGGCACTCCGCGAGGAGCACGGCGTGAGCAAGGCATGGGCCAAGGCAGATGACGGCATGGGGATCACGGAAGAGCAGCTGCCACCGCGCAAGAGGCTCATGCTCAGGTACGAGCGGGAGCAGAAGGCCCTTGCTGCCGCCACGGAGAAGGGCAAGGAGCAGGAGGAGTTggaggagtcggaggaagaggagaTCAACTGGAGCCCACCAGCTGCGACAGTCACCAAGGGGAAGAGAGCCCCGAGGAGAAAGCGCGCATGA
- the LOC127306509 gene encoding uncharacterized protein → MSTATATAENKKPRSSGGAEKKQRRKEILERKKAIEELIRGAVAVKDHLAQFLAFHKYERNGISVYLESAHGNQLPLPTKNYIQNLLKVNMEGPYGSEWPSEEKIKRREMVAPEARYILVRQFANDCNAKKSSEQDAGVECTDGACTGDHLLGFVHYRFVVEEDVPVVYVYELQLESTAQGKGLGKFLMQLIELIARKSQMGAVMLTVQKSNTEAMAFYNKLRYVISSTSPSRVDLLIGIGKSYEIFCKTFEAEAKRILEEGN, encoded by the exons ATACTGGAGAGGAAGAAGGCAATTGAAGAGCTTATAAGGGGAGCTGTAGCTGTGAAGGATCATCTGGCGCAGTTCCTGGCTTTTCATAAATACGAGAGAAACG GTATTTCGGTGTACTTGGAGTCTGCACATGGCAACCAGCTTCCATTGCCAACGAAGAATTACATCCAAAATCTTCTCAAG GTTAATATGGAGGGACCTTATGGATCAGAATGGCCTTCGGAAGAGAAAATTAAGCGCCGGGAAATGGTTGCCCCAGAAGCACGATATATCCTTGTTCGGCAATTTGCAAATGACTGTAATGCGAAAAAATCCAGTGAGCAAGATGCAGGGGTGGAATGTACAGATGGAGCATGTACTGGAGATCACTTGCTTGGCTTTGTACACTACAGGTTTGTTGTTGAAGAGGATGTGCCCGTTGTTTATGTGTATGAGCTACAGTTGGAGTCTACTGCCCAAGGGAAGGGGTTGGGGAAGTTTCTAATGCAGTTGATTGAACTTATAGCTCGAAAG AGCCAAATGGGAGCGGTGATGCTAACAGTTCAAAAGTCCAATACGGAAGCCATGGCTTTCTACAATAAGTTGAG ATATGTAATATCCAGTACCTCACCATCACGAGTTGATCTGCTG ATCGGGATTGGTAAAAGCTATGAGATTTTTTGCAAGACATTTGAAGCTGAAGCTAAGCGCATATTGGAG GAAGGCAACTAA